Genomic segment of Citrus sinensis cultivar Valencia sweet orange chromosome 7, DVS_A1.0, whole genome shotgun sequence:
ctaagaaaatattaattttgtactaaataatattatatgattattttatataataataaatttaatataattatattgaataaaataaggtttcacttatattaaaattaataatttattgttcataattaagaatattaataattataataaatttacaaatataataaaataaatattatttattaaatatattttttattagttttgtaattaaaaattataattctttaaataaggataaaattataatttgaaactatttactcccaatccaagacaaagtaaacacataaattggattctaaTCTCTATTCCATACTTtcattccagtgtaagtaaacaatttactcccactcccactcccactccacactcccaatcaTAAGATTTTCATTCCTCAAGATTCATAATCTAATCCAaatcccactcccactccacactctcaATCATAAGATTTTCACTCCTCAAGATTCAcaatccaataaaaaaaagtaaacgctaTTTTAGTGAATTAACGTGCGTCAGGCTTCGTCGGTAACAAACAACAGTCCCATCATTCACCACCTGCGTTGGGGTAGAATCAACTGATTTCAGGAAGTGGGCTAAGGTCCAGCTGGCTGTGCCCAAGAAGTCTCATTCATAGAGGCCTTAGGCTTGCTTTTGGAGCACAGAAAGCAAACTGGGCTGATAGTTTTCcaagccctttttttttttttttttcattttgttgatgAATTGAATCTGTTGCATGACTCCTTTGGTGAATCATGGTGTCACAAACTCAATATTTACACAATCTGCAGAGCAGAGCTCTTGAGATTTTCCTTTGTTGCTTTGCATTgtgataatgaattaaatgcaATTAAGAAAACCAGAAAACTTGCTTATATTGCGTTGAATGTGGAAGTACAAAATCCAGCATGTATTGGTGCTTTTTCTTGGAATCTAGCACCAGTGCCTCATCAGTCAAAGAAGTACACACTCATAGAGATAGAGGGGTAAAATCCAATAAGAAGCTTCTCaaaaagaatacaaaaattaaaacaataaaaaggcTTTGTACATTTTATCACTTCTGTAATCCTGAGGGTTAAGACCACAAGACTCATGAGTGCTTTTCATgtgtttttgtgtttattttttaattcccaCCTCCCAAAGCTCCTCACTCTTCTTTTTATGAAGTACACTTTCGACTCCTGTGAAAATTGTCATTGTTGTTTCATTTTGAAAGGGGAGAAAGAAAGACAGAACTGGCTTGGCCTGCCGGTGGCTGATCAATCCCATGTGAGTCATTTTTTGTAACAGTGCTTTCCTTGGtccattttctcttttctcgTAGTCAATGCTTTTCCTAGTTTAGCAATCACTGCTCTACTGGTTTCTTACTTCTCAGTCACTTTCTTATGACTCAAAGTTACagatcaaaataataatgatatgctgcaacaaacaaacaaaccacCTGTCCAAAAACTGACAAGAGCCCCACAAAAGAACCCCTCTTGCTTTAAATtagccatcaagaaatttaacCTCAGCCATGGATCCCCCAAGTCCAAAGTTCTTTCAAGCTCAATCTGTATTTACTTCAGCTGGGGTATGCATTCTGCATTCtgcattttgtttgtttttgtttttcatgtcTCTAATTTGATTCTCACATTCTGTTTTCTTGTGATTCAGCAACAAACAATGGACCGCAACACAAGCCTCTGTGGAAAAAGTAAAGGCAACCCGTTTGCAGTTGTAGATACATTTGATGACCCACTTTGCAAGCTCAATCTCAAAGAAACTTCGGAGTTTGTCAAGTCATTTCCTGTGGCTGTAAATGACAATAGCATTTCAGCTCAAAGAAGGGGAGTGAACTCAGTCATACAAAAGAGAATAGAAGCACCTCCCACTCCTGGAAGGCCTGTTTTTAGCTTCAGCGTTGgcaatttttcaagaaaaaatgttCCTTCAAAGTGGGATGATGCTGAGAAATGGCTAAACAGCACATCTTGCCATGGCTCTCCTGCTCATCCAATTAAGCCAGTACCAATACCAATACCAGAATCTTCCAAGAACCAGAAACAAGTTGATAATTTTAAGCAACAAATGGTGGTCTTTTCGGAAAAGTCCAGGGTCACGGAGGAAAAGGTTTCTAAAGTTATCTCAAGCTTTCAAAGTTCTCTGTCTTTGGACCACCATAATTCAGCCAGTGCTTTTAATGGGGTCTCAGTCTCAACAGATGTTTTTCTAAAAGGTAGCATTTATATTTCACtgtaactttatttgaacCTTTGGCTTTGCGTCTCAAGAACTTTTCCTTTTCGTTTCTATCACTTTCTACCATTGACATTTTTGTCTCGTCTTTTTAATAgcttaataaatttctaaactTATGACAACAGTTTTATTGTCCCCTTGCTTGGGAAAGAAACCCAGCTGGATTTTCTTGCTGGAAAATGTATGTCACCGAGCCTGAGTTTGGTTGCAACGATTTAGGATGATTTCAGTATCGACTTTGTTTACTTTGGCCCAAAATTGTGTAAATGAATGCTGCAAAGAACCATTGCTTCTTTATCAATAAGTTCATATTATGATACTTCTAATGCATATTAAGTAATACTGTCATTGTTTGATTCATGATTATGTTCCTTATTGAATGTGGACTATGGATTTTCTTCAGTAGACTTATCTCAGGTTTGTTGATCAAATGTAGATAAGTTCGCAGATGAGGTACAATCAGTTTTGCCGAATTTCAAATACTCAGAGCCATCAAGAGAAGGGTTTCTATTCAGAAATACTAATGGTGAAACCATGAAAGACGTGGCTACGGAAGTGATTCATGAGGTTCAGCACAGAGATGTTGGGACAGAGATGACTCCCTTAGGCAGTTCCACTGTTTCCAGATGCCACACACCATTCACGAGCTCATCACCTGCAAGACACAATACACCCGCCAATAGGTCAGGACCATTGGCGTTAGGACATTCGAACAGCATCAATAGCACCGTTGACATTTCCCAGTTGCAGGAGTGTCATTTAGCTAAGCTACAACTTGGTACACAATATGATTCAGTGCCATCGAATTGGAGCTCAAGGGAAGAGGAGGAAGAGGAAATATCAAAGAGTTTAAGACATTTTGAAACAGGCAGTGTATGCCAGAAGAGTGCTTCAGATTCAAGAGCTGCTGCTTgggaagaagaggaaaagactAAGTGCTGCCTCAGGTAACAAGTTTGTTCATCAATTTGAAACATTGTTTTGGATAGTAAGTATTCctgttgttaataattgtgAACTGAGTTGCAGGTACCAGAGAGAAGAAGCAAAAATACAAGCTTGGGTGAACCTTCAAAGTGCAAAAGCAGAAGCTCAATCAAAAAAACTTGAGGTACTTTTCTTATCATTACATTAATCATTGACACTTTCTTTCCAATTGGAAATGCAAGCATCATAAATGTGTGACTGGAACTTCAATAGTTGTCTTTGCCAATTGTCATTACTTTTAGGTTGCCTTGATATTAATCTTCTCCCTCTTTTGCTTTATAATGGAAAATATGGTCCCATGTTTCCACTACTACAACATGAAACAAAATGGTATACATAAACATTATTTAAGAGTGGTGTCATCAAACATTGCGACTGAGATATTAAAAACTAATGATTTGGGATATATGCGAGACATGTAGCAAAGCCATGTTCTCCCAATGAAAACTGAAGATAAGCATAATTTATCTTGCAAGTGGAGATATAATGCATATATGATCACAAGCTTTTGTCAGGTTTATTGTTGATTTAGTCACCCTCGAGCCACCCGCTACACTCTACACCCCttgccttttattttttttgactAGGTCACCTCTTGTTGGAGCGATCTTCCTCAATTCTATATTCGCTTATGTATATACTTCACTGTTAAATAAGGAATATTAAAGCTAGAAGTCTTCATGTTTATATCTATTTAAGTCCATGGTTTTTGTCGTAGCTTACAAACCCATGTGAAGGTCTAACATTGAAAATGTTGTGGGAAATTGGAATATTAATTTGAACCTGGATATCTCATGCTTGGAAGTCTAGTTTTTAGTgccttttgaataaaatattttcacctTCTAATTGATTAAGGCGGCACAATTTGCTACTCTACTTTATATCTGCATGCATTGCACTTACATTCTGTCAtggaaaattgtttattatacATGGTACACTATGCAAGCTTATTAGTTTGGAGGCTTGTATATGCTCTGACTTAAGAAATTTTCTGTCTTATTGCCTGTTTGTCCTCTAATGACTGGTTTGGATTTGCAATATCGATAATTGAAATTTGTGCACTTGTGATTTTTCGGTTGACTGTCATTTTTGAGCTGAACTTCTTAGgtgaaaattcaaaagatgAGATCAAACTTAGAAGAGAAGTTGATGAAGAGGATGGTAGTTGTTCACAGACGAGCTGAGGAATGGAGGGCAGCAGCACGGCAACAACATGCTGAGCAGATTCAGAAGGCCGGTGCACAAGCTCAGAAGATTATAAACAGACATAACACTCATATTTCTGTGCACAGCTCTTGTGGTTGCTTTCCCTGCAATAACTATcaataagaaacaaaagataaataaaaagcttCATTCTGTATCTCTACTTCTAAGAAATCCCAGGATTACATTACATTTCACTAGTTAAAAGAGGGCAATGGCATTGTCAATTTGAGACATGGGGTGTAGTGGCAACGAGGCGTGAATGTACCATTGGGATTGGCTGGTCCAGCTTTCTTTGTGATTTTCCTAATTTTTGCCTTGCAGTGGGCTTGGCCTGCCCTGCAACGGTTTGGAACCCCATATGGGAGCTAGATATAGGCTCTGTCACACCTTTCAACCAAGCAACAgatttgaaaatgataaaaccaATCCACCTCCATATCAATGTCATATTTAACATTTTGTTAAGAGTCCAAACGCATAACTGTGAAAAGTAAATGAAGCAGCTAGATTAGTCGATGAaagaaacttataaatatgtaaacaAGGTTacataaatgaataatttttcaataaggaaTTGCTGATCACGTAAAAGCCAAGAATGAGTTaacatatgaatttttttttttaatgtagcgtattttcttttttttccctcttagCTTACTTTTTACTTTGATAATCACAAATTTTTAGTTAGAAATCCACTCTACATTAATGTTAATGCTTGAACAAGAACTGTCTTTGGACACCAAAGTTGTTAACACCCATGGTAGCTGTAAGATTCCTGCATTGTTTTTAATGCTCACAGCAAATTTCAGagcaaaatttaaagaaacaaGGGCagcttctaaatttttatacaaGTCTAAGCTGAAGGTAGGTTTCCAAAATTATGGAAAGTAGCCAACCACATAAGTTAACGTGCGCAGGAGACTAAAGCCTCGCAAAAGTTGCAGTAGCTTTTTAGCTTTAGCTTTCATGATTAGCAGCAAGCGCCAAGCAGGCTAGTGTTTTATGAACTGTTGGATTTTTCCAATCTTTCATTTTGGCCTTTTCTTTTGGATCAGCCATGCATCTTTTCCGCAGGACCCCGGCATGCACTGCCAATTTCTGCCGTAGTATCTAAGCTTGAGATATTGTGATCTGGtggtgtcttttttttttgtgcgcTTAAGTTAAAACTTCACATTTGACCAAGTCTTAACGCAGAATAACATGTGCATGTTTTACATAACATTTTACTGCCCATTGTTTTCTGCATAGATTCTGTTCTCTTCAATTTAAACTTACCTGTTATTTTTTAGTCAGACTGAACTCTGCAGGGGCTTGAGTACCCAGTGTGAATGAGAAAATTTGGCTAAATTGTTTTTAGGTTACAGATTTCGCGActgtaaataaatataatgagtGGCTACTTGGATGTTTCAACGTGTAAAGTTCTAATAGGTACTACATTAGAGGTTTGTGGTTTGATTACGGCTTACTTAAAGCTAAATTAGCCAACGGCAGGTGGTAAAGCACTCTTCTGTCTTCCCGAGTAATGCTAgatatttcaatatttagattttaatttgagtCTCAACTGATGTAATATTCAtctattataagaaaaataaataattttattaaatttatcattaataaatcaatGAGTTATACTTAGAATTAGTACTGAAGTTAAGATTAAAGTATTGGGATCTCCAATATTATTGTATCAATAAATTGTAGTACAAGCTTAGAAAGATTTGGAGAAcggttttcttttataattttttattagtttctttttAACGCacataacaattaaaaaataaaaattgaacatAATGGGAAGGGCCCATTACAAAATGGGCTAACTTAGGAAACTGAAGCCCATAAACAACCCTCAAAACGGACCACGACCACAATCTTAATCTAAGCCCAAACACGAACCGGAAACTAGAACTAAAAACGTTTCGTACGCAATTcacaggaaaagaaaagaagggaaaaaaaacgTTTCGATCTTTAACTTGTCTCTCAAGAAGATCTCTACAAAAAAGTCTCTTGAAGCCGTCTTTCCTCAATTGAACTCTCGCTCTAACACAGTTCCGGTATCGACTCTTAAGCTCAGGTAAACGGGCTCTTTTGTGCTTATTCACGTAACCTAATTCCAAATAGATCTCCTGCTGCATTAACCTTTTTTTCACGTTTCTCTGTCTCTATTTAGGTTTCCAGATCCAATCAGCAACAAAACATGTTCCTTACAAGGTAATTTTTCTGGGTTTTTTAAGTATTCTTCTGTGTTttcgtcttttttttttaatttataacactTGTCGAATATTGTCATAGGACTGAGTATGATAGAGGAGTGAACACTTTCTCTCCAGAAGGAAGATTGTTTCAGGTCGAATATGCTATTGAGGCCATTAAGGTAAATACTCGctacttattttttgttttgtgcctccgaaaattttattttttcattataattgTGGCTAGTGGTTAAATTAAGCATGCCTATGCAGAATCTCATTTAGTGCTTGATTAGTCTTCATAATATCGACCTTTGTTGATTTAGGGCATGTTTGTAACTTTGATGCTTCTACTTATAATGTGTTTCGTAAATGTTTTCTGTTATTTGATTGGCCATGTTTACCAACCATTTATACTTTATAGTTGCAGATTCCATGTTGTTGGATTAAGAGCCAGAAAACCTCAATAATGAACATACTCTTAGTGAAAGcaactactttttttttctaatatattaaaatttttattgagtaGAGTTGTGGTATTGAATGTATTGTGCAGCTGGGTTCAACTGCAATTGGGTTGAAGACGAAAGAAGGGGTTGTGCTTGCTGTCGAGAAACGCATTACTTCACCACTGCTGGTTTGTTTAATTCTTGTTGTGCTTTTTCTTTACTTGTAAATGCTTGGTCTTGTGTGAGTATATATATCCGTAAATTTCATGCTTCTACAATTCTTTAGGCATGTGCTTTAATGTACTACAAAGCAAAAAAAGATCAGTCCCTCATCAGGAGGGCAATAAAATGCATATTAAAGGATCATGATTCACATTAATCGTTTGGATAGAAAAAGGGCAATgttattcaaaataacaacATGTGATTAAGATAAATAGCTTTTAAAAGCCAAATAGCAACAAACCCAAAGGACAAGCCTGGGCATTGATATACCGAAAGCAGATTTTCTTCTATGACGATGGAAGCAAATTCTGCAGCCAACACACATATATCCCCACCATATGTCTTAATTGGGCTGGGATGTTTACATATTTATGAGATATGTGTATGGTTTGATGTTTACATATTTATGAGTTTCTGTACAGTCTGAGTCCAGGAATCTAATTTGATGTAGGGTTTTCAATTGGAGTGCAGTTTTGCATTTGTGgtgaaaaactgtttttgaCTTGTTATATGACAATAAGGAATATGGATAACAAAGTTTGTATGTAGATAAAATGGTATGATGACATTTGCTTATGTTTGCAGTTAGAGGTTGCAATTTTTTGAAGTCATCATTTATTTGatgttcttttttcatttcctAATTTTATGTTTCAGGAGCCCAGCAGTGTGGAGAAGATTATGGAAATTGATGAGCATATAGGATGTGCTATGAGTGGATTGATTGCTGATGCTCGTACACTTGTTGAACATGCAAGGGTTGAAACTCAGGTGCTGTGTTCTTGATTTCTGATGTTTGTATACTTTTCAACAAGCTTAGCTAGAAATCTGATGATTCTTGTACATCACATATAgactttttattaatatcttgAATTAATGTTTACAGAATCATAGATTCTCATATGGTGAGCCAATGACCGTAGAATCTACTACACAAGCACTCTGTGACCTGGCGCTACGCTTTGGTGAAGGCGATGAAGAATCCATGGTAATAAATGCTTACCTTGATGGCATCCAATGggtccttttttttcttttcctcctcTTTTCTTTGGACATGTTGTTTTAGTTCAAGTTAATttcttgccttttttttttttttggcacttCAAGTACCAATGTTTTTAGATTAGCTTCATTCTGCTTGATTCTTTCATTGTTTAGAGAGAGATGAAAGCAGGTTCATACAATGGTGTTTTCCGGTTGGAAAATTCATtctttactttaataaaatatttccttgGCCATCTTTTTGCCATATAATATTAGATCATTGATTTGTGATAGTTACATATCTTTTTGAATGCCTTCTGATGTCTATTAATTTCTTCTGTGCAGTCTCGACCATTTGGAGTATCCCTTCTTATTGCTGGATCCGACGAGAATGGACCTAGCCTGTAAGTGCAAACTTTCTTTAATTCCTCTCTAAATATTTAACAGgctttaattgaaaattatccAGATGGGTGTGCTTTAATTTGACATTAGGCTGGTAGGCAGTGCATATTCTCGTTAGCACTACCCAATATAACAAGTAACAGTAGTCACTAGTTGCATGTGTGAATTTATGACTAACTGCACAATGATGTTAGCCAGCttgcaattttaatttcttttttgtttctatttcaGTAGTCTATAACGGGCACTTTGTATTATTAGTTCCATTCatgtaaaattttcaacttaGTAATATGTTAGCAGCAGTACTGATCATCGAACCTAGTGAAGCTGCAACTATAGTTTTTGGGGCATTATGAGACTATTTTTCATGGTGCTGATTTTCCAAGCGTTATCTTGCcacattttttacttttttgggGTATCTCCTGTTGATTTATCCCTGCTGGCTGTGTAAATATCCTGGAACTTGCTGTGCAGGTACTATACAGATCCATCTGGCACATTCTGGCAATGCAATGCAAAGGCTATTGGTTCAGGTTCAGAAGGAGCTGACAGTTCTCTCCAAGAGCAATATAACAAGGTttcgctctctctctctctctctctcccccgaCCCGAGTGTGTTTGTGTGGTATAACAAGCTTCAAACCTTTTGAAGTGCCAATTATCAACTAGtcattatttatcttgttCGGCAATACACAGCCATTGAATTTGCGTTCTATGCCAGAAGGATCTTTTTTAAAGTGGGGGAAAAAACTGATTTACTATGAATTGTTGCTGAGCTTCATTTGATAACGTTTTGCAGGATTTAACCCTTCAGGAAGCAGAGACAATTGCTCTATCAATTTTGAAGCAAGTTATGGAAGAAAAGGTAAAGAATGATAATACGGTGCAAATATTAGTCTATGTGCTCTTTAGttcatttgtttgttcatTATAGTAATTCACTGCTTTAACCAATGTTGATTCTGATTTCAGGTCACTCCAAACAATGTTGATATCGCAAGGGTAGCTCCAACGTATCATCTCTATACCCCTTCTGAGGTGGAGGCTGTCATCAATCGCCTATGAGTATCCAGAGAAAATcatctttaaaatttcttcCCTGGCTTCAGTGGTGTTTCTTCAGTTCTTTGCAGTGCAAGTGCACTTCGTAGTTTGTTTGTTAGGGGaaacaattatatttgtttatgatTGGGATTGCACCCATTTGAACCTTTCTGTTTTGGTGCTGGGTTTGAGCTGCCTATCATAACCCCGAAATCTGTGTCCGTGCAGAACTGAAGTACTTCTCAGTTGTATGAACGATATGAACCTAATggaaatttagattaaaatctTGTTTTTAAGTTAAACACATGATGATGCTACTTCGTGCTTATGATAACTTATTTACACGTTGCATATCATCTCCATTATGCATGTGTTCGAATTATTTGTGTTGTAATGCCTTCAAATTTACACTTTCTTTAGGGATTAAGGTAACTTCATAATTTACTAGTTCGGGTTTCCTTCTGCTAATGATTTTGATATAATCATGGCCACCTTCACCGGAAGCGTACATTGGTCAAACTGTAGCACCTTTTTTGAGAGCATGATACGAGCCCCACAAAATTCAGATGCCAAAAAACCTTGTAATATTTCATCGTAACAAAGACCTATGACcgtcaaaaaaacaaaaaaaaaaaaacaaagaggaaaaaaagtaCGCTTTGTCCATTCACTCTGTAAACGTTTGACAATTGAAATGAATGGCTACACATTATTTTTCTGAACTCAGTCTCGTATTATTATGCAGAAGATCTTTCAATTACGGAATTTGTCCATGAAACTTTTATGGAAGTCTGTCAG
This window contains:
- the LOC102621045 gene encoding uncharacterized protein LOC102621045 isoform X1; its protein translation is MSAFHVFLCLFFNSHLPKLLTLLFMKYTFDSCENCHCCFILKGEKERQNWLGLPVADQSHQQTMDRNTSLCGKSKGNPFAVVDTFDDPLCKLNLKETSEFVKSFPVAVNDNSISAQRRGVNSVIQKRIEAPPTPGRPVFSFSVGNFSRKNVPSKWDDAEKWLNSTSCHGSPAHPIKPVPIPIPESSKNQKQVDNFKQQMVVFSEKSRVTEEKVSKVISSFQSSLSLDHHNSASAFNGVSVSTDVFLKDKFADEVQSVLPNFKYSEPSREGFLFRNTNGETMKDVATEVIHEVQHRDVGTEMTPLGSSTVSRCHTPFTSSSPARHNTPANRSGPLALGHSNSINSTVDISQLQECHLAKLQLGTQYDSVPSNWSSREEEEEEISKSLRHFETGSVCQKSASDSRAAAWEEEEKTKCCLRYQREEAKIQAWVNLQSAKAEAQSKKLEVKIQKMRSNLEEKLMKRMVVVHRRAEEWRAAARQQHAEQIQKAGAQAQKIINRHNTHISVHSSCGCFPCNNYQ
- the LOC102621045 gene encoding uncharacterized protein LOC102621045 isoform X2 codes for the protein MDPPSPKFFQAQSVFTSAGQQTMDRNTSLCGKSKGNPFAVVDTFDDPLCKLNLKETSEFVKSFPVAVNDNSISAQRRGVNSVIQKRIEAPPTPGRPVFSFSVGNFSRKNVPSKWDDAEKWLNSTSCHGSPAHPIKPVPIPIPESSKNQKQVDNFKQQMVVFSEKSRVTEEKVSKVISSFQSSLSLDHHNSASAFNGVSVSTDVFLKDKFADEVQSVLPNFKYSEPSREGFLFRNTNGETMKDVATEVIHEVQHRDVGTEMTPLGSSTVSRCHTPFTSSSPARHNTPANRSGPLALGHSNSINSTVDISQLQECHLAKLQLGTQYDSVPSNWSSREEEEEEISKSLRHFETGSVCQKSASDSRAAAWEEEEKTKCCLRYQREEAKIQAWVNLQSAKAEAQSKKLEVKIQKMRSNLEEKLMKRMVVVHRRAEEWRAAARQQHAEQIQKAGAQAQKIINRHNTHISVHSSCGCFPCNNYQ
- the LOC102620751 gene encoding proteasome subunit alpha type-5; the encoded protein is MFLTRTEYDRGVNTFSPEGRLFQVEYAIEAIKLGSTAIGLKTKEGVVLAVEKRITSPLLEPSSVEKIMEIDEHIGCAMSGLIADARTLVEHARVETQNHRFSYGEPMTVESTTQALCDLALRFGEGDEESMSRPFGVSLLIAGSDENGPSLYYTDPSGTFWQCNAKAIGSGSEGADSSLQEQYNKDLTLQEAETIALSILKQVMEEKVTPNNVDIARVAPTYHLYTPSEVEAVINRL